The Sorangiineae bacterium MSr11954 DNA segment CGCGTGGGCGACCTCGTCGATTTGGTCCGCAAATGCCGGCCGAACGGCGAAATCGAGATCGGTCCAGGGCGCCTCTCCGAGCTGGATATGAAGGGGCCCCTCGACTTGACCTCGACGCAAAGAGATCTCGGCTTCGAGCCTGCCTGGGGGCTCGAGCGCGGCATCGTCCACTATATCGAGCACCTCGAAACGCATCCGTGGTAGCCGGTGCCGCCGATGCGTGAGTGAATCCGCGCGCGGCGGGTCTTGGACATCGGTGGCATTCGGAGGCCTCGGCTTCGGATAGAATGCGGAGCATGGATGGCAACGCGCCGAACGAACACCTCGACGATCTCGAGCTAGCATCCGCATGCGCCCGTGGCGAGATCGAGGCCATCGCCACCTTCGAAGCGCGCTATTTCCGGGAGATCGACGTCGCCCTCGCGCGCATTGCCCGCTCGAGCGCCGATCGGAGCGAGATCGCGCAGCGGGTTCGCGAGCGGTTCTTCGTCGCTCCTCCCGGGGGCCGGCCGCGCATCGCCGAATATGCCGGCCGCGGTGAGCTTCGAAATTGGGCGCGCGCGGGGATCGTGCGCATCGTGCTTCAGTTCGTGACCCGGCGGCCGCGCGATGTGCCCACGGAGGATGCGCTCTTTCTGGCGGGGCTCGCCTCGAACGAACCGAGTCCGGAAATGGCTTACCTCAAAGCCCGATACGGCGCGGAGTTCAAAGCCTCGTTCGAGAGGGCGGCGAATGTGCTGACCCCGCGCGAACGCAACCTTCTCCGGCACGGCATCCTCGATGGTCTGACGTCCGACGAGCTCGGCGCCCTCTTCGGCGTCCATCGTGCAACGGCTGCCCGCTGGCTCGCCAGCGCCCGGGAGCGCTTGAGCGACGAGCTCCGAAGAGATCTGTCCGCGCGATTGGAGGTCCCGAGCGCGGAGCTCGACAGCCTCCTTCGCGTCATGCAAAGCAGCCTCGAAATCACCCTGCGGCGCTACTTGGTGAACGCCGATGTGGAGGAAGAATCGGCTTAGCGCCCCACCCCGTCACCTTTGCACACGGCCGAACCTCCTTGTCCGGTGAAGGTGCAGTCCCATTGGAAGGATTTGGGCCTCGACCCGACGGAGAATTGCGCGCGGCATGCGCCGGTCACTCCCCTTGGTCCCGTCGCCGAAAACGTCGCACGATCGTTGGAATCGAGGGTCGCGCTGCGAAATCCGGGATTGGGGTTGCACGTGAACGTCAGGCTGCAATCGTTTTGCGCGAGCGTGCACTCGACGGAGGATGGAAACTCGCTGCACGCCGAGTTCGACCCCGCCGCATCGAGCACCACCGAATAGGCGCCGTGCACGTCGCCGCACGTCGCATTCGAGCCACCATCGCTCCGCGGACACGGAATTTCCTGCGCGCTCGTGGGCGTCCGGCAGGTTCCGACATTTCGTTCCGCGATCCGGCTTGGATTCGAGAGATCGCAGTAGCTTCCTCTTGCGCAATTGGAGGTATCGATGCAGCCCTCGAGGCATTGAATGTCCAGGCACCAGCGCCCTGGCTGGCACGTGGTATGCGCGCAGGCGGACGAGCCGTCCTGATCGTTGAGCGCGACGTTGTAGCACTTCTTACCGCCGTTTCCTGGAGGGGGATCGCGCCCGTCGTCGGCGCTATTCGTGGAACTGCACGCGGCGAACGCGATGAAGGAAAGCAGTAAGGTGCCGATAGCTCGCATGGATCACTCCTGCGCCACGTGAAGCGGGCGCGCGAGTAAGGACACGGCTCGCTCGCCTCCGTCGCAGACTTTCTTTCTATGGCGTGCGCATTTTCGAAAGGAAGGCTTCTACGGCCTCCTTTCGCGCCCTCGCCCCCGGGCCGGCGGCGGAGAAACCGTCGCGGGCGCGCGTAGCCCACGATCGGGCTTCGAGCGGCGTGAGGCCGGGCAGGTGCGCGAACGCGAACCGAGCCTCGGCGGATTTCACGGCGGGAGCCGGGTGCGCATCGTAGTATGCGATGGCTTTTTGCAACCTCGGTGCCGCGGCCTTGTCGCCGAGGGCAAGCTCCGCGCGCGCAAGGAGCACCATGGCGTCGACCGTCTCGAAGTGGTCCGGCCCGATGGACGCCTCCCAAATGGCCAGGGCGGGTGTCATCACGGTTCGCGCTTCGGCGAAGAGACCATGCCGCAATGCCAGCTCCGCCAGCGCCATGCGGCTGAACGCGACCGCCAGGTGCTTCGGACCGAAGGTTTTCTCCTCGATCGCGAGCCCGCGCCGCACGAGGGCGAATCCTTCGTCCGTTCGTCCCCGTTGGTCGACGACCGAGCCGAGATGAAGCAACGAAAAAACGATGACCGTGTGCTCCGGTCCAAAGGCCTTCTCTTGCAGCGCGAGGCTCCCTCGCAAGAGCGTCTCCGCCTCTTCGAGCCGGCCCAGCGCGTCGTACGTCTCACCCAAACGCTGCATGGCCGCGGCGGTTCGGGGATGCTCGGGCCCGAGCGCGCGCGTGAGAATGGCGACGGAGCGCTCCAACACGGCGGCGGACTCGTCGAAGCCGCCCACGTAGACGAGCGCGTGCCCCAACTGACCGAGGGAGAGCGTCAACTCGGGATCGTTCGGTCCCAAACGTTTTTCGAGCGCCGCCAGGTGCTCGCGCCAGAGCGACACCGATTCGGAGGCTTTGCCCGCCAAGAGCGCCACCATCGCCTTGGCCTCCACCCATCCATCGTGAAACTGGATCGGATGGCCCACTCGCTCGAGCGCGGCTTCCTCACGCGCGAGCGCACCGTAGGCGGGCTCGATCTTCCCTTCGAGCACGTAAGCACGACCCAGCACCGACCACGCTTCGAGCGTGGTTTCTTCCGCTCCCGAAGCCTCCGCATGCCAGAGCGCATCGAGCAGCGAGGCTTGGGCGTGCGCGAGATCGGTGACCGCCAACTCGAGAACTCCGCGTCTCAATGCGATGCGCGCCGTGAGCGGGCGAAAGCCCACGGCCTTTGCCTCCTCGGCGAGCGGCCGCACCCGCTCGAGCGCATCGCGATAACGGCCGGCATCGCCGAACGCCTTCACCACATCGAGCTTCGCCTCGAGCGATGCGATCGCCGCGCGGCTGGCCGGATCGGGCGGGGCCTTGGAGGAAGACGCCAAGAGAACGGTATCGTTGCACGTGGCAATGGGCACCAGATGGCCGGCCGCGCTCGATGCCTGCTCGACCACCCGCGCATTGGCGGTGGCCAAAACCTCCGTGAGCGCGCGGAGCTCGCCGAGACGTCGATCGAGGCAGAGTGTTCGCAGCGCGTGCACCGAATCGGGCTGATCCCCCCGGATACGGGTGGCCCGGCACGTATCCGTGCGCGACGCGATCCAATCGCGCGCATACGCATCGAGCTCACGGTCCAATTGCTGGAACGCGGCGCCGGCATAGGACTTCTTCGTCGCCTCGAACGACGCGCGAACGCGCTCCTTCACCGAGGGGTCCCACACGTTCGCGAGCGCGGCCTCCATCCCGGAACACGCGGGCGCGCGGGCAGGCGTCGACGTCATT contains these protein-coding regions:
- a CDS encoding transcriptional regulator, whose product is MDGNAPNEHLDDLELASACARGEIEAIATFEARYFREIDVALARIARSSADRSEIAQRVRERFFVAPPGGRPRIAEYAGRGELRNWARAGIVRIVLQFVTRRPRDVPTEDALFLAGLASNEPSPEMAYLKARYGAEFKASFERAANVLTPRERNLLRHGILDGLTSDELGALFGVHRATAARWLASARERLSDELRRDLSARLEVPSAELDSLLRVMQSSLEITLRRYLVNADVEEESA
- a CDS encoding serine/threonine-protein kinase, producing the protein MILAPLGSGGMGVVHMAFDPELDRKVAIKFLRPELGDISAEAEGRLLREARAMARLTHPNVATVYDVGAAFGRIFVAMELFDGGTLAHWIREQPRATREILEHFEKAGAGLRAAHEKGLVHRDFKPDNVLLGRDGRVCVTDFGLVHARVFDGELEHDGRAHDPVVTENGVRFGTPAYMSPEQHRGMPTDARSDQFSFCVALYEALYGERPFRGSTPRELLAAIEAGPTALPAKARDGRNLSAKVRDSLRRGLSANREDRHPHMAELLQSLAPASSRTRKMTAFALFAAAASTVFAFARMTSTPARAPACSGMEAALANVWDPSVKERVRASFEATKKSYAGAAFQQLDRELDAYARDWIASRTDTCRATRIRGDQPDSVHALRTLCLDRRLGELRALTEVLATANARVVEQASSAAGHLVPIATCNDTVLLASSSKAPPDPASRAAIASLEAKLDVVKAFGDAGRYRDALERVRPLAEEAKAVGFRPLTARIALRRGVLELAVTDLAHAQASLLDALWHAEASGAEETTLEAWSVLGRAYVLEGKIEPAYGALAREEAALERVGHPIQFHDGWVEAKAMVALLAGKASESVSLWREHLAALEKRLGPNDPELTLSLGQLGHALVYVGGFDESAAVLERSVAILTRALGPEHPRTAAAMQRLGETYDALGRLEEAETLLRGSLALQEKAFGPEHTVIVFSLLHLGSVVDQRGRTDEGFALVRRGLAIEEKTFGPKHLAVAFSRMALAELALRHGLFAEARTVMTPALAIWEASIGPDHFETVDAMVLLARAELALGDKAAAPRLQKAIAYYDAHPAPAVKSAEARFAFAHLPGLTPLEARSWATRARDGFSAAGPGARARKEAVEAFLSKMRTP